In Aquiflexum balticum DSM 16537, a single genomic region encodes these proteins:
- a CDS encoding response regulator gives MKFLIVDDEKDVEMLFRQKLRKEVRSGDIELEFAFSGNEALELLRSHQPPEVMYIFSDINMPGMTGLELLDKVKAEFPQIQVSMISAYGDRENYNRAINSGAKGFFVKPIDFDSLKGELNEIIGNAQ, from the coding sequence ATGAAATTTTTAATAGTAGACGATGAAAAAGATGTCGAAATGTTATTTCGGCAAAAGCTTCGAAAAGAAGTAAGAAGCGGGGATATTGAGCTGGAATTTGCTTTTTCGGGGAATGAAGCTTTAGAATTACTAAGAAGTCATCAACCCCCTGAGGTCATGTATATTTTCTCGGATATCAATATGCCGGGAATGACAGGATTAGAGCTATTGGATAAGGTTAAGGCGGAATTCCCCCAAATACAGGTAAGTATGATTTCGGCTTATGGCGACCGTGAAAATTACAACAGGGCCATCAATTCCGGAGCAAAAGGGTTTTTTGTGAAACCTATAGATTTTGATTCTTTGAAAGGGGAATTGAACGAGATTATTGGAAATGCCCAATAA
- a CDS encoding sensor histidine kinase, whose translation MIRRLYVHRLSIIVTISIWLLFPSVGKAQQYTYTDSILTSLKRIEKGEGLNSTYYKEVMDLINRNKKEVLLDNLSLSQELERIKPILTEEEYYLLILDFYKSHFELESIPNESLIRFGKDFIEANKADCSVACKRTLLEIIRETRLPLRNLGLMYDGITYYTSLGNYFVEKNDEDAASIVYSSITGFYSRMGLIAKAEYYALKSLSYLKDNPANDTLYILLGTSGKANRCLQLATIYLAGNFPEKAEYYLKLAINEYEKLEFPLLYGDAPFIFLQMASAKSLLKSDSSRFFFDKTYDLLNTYDSDVMNYGSVGEDIYYAWYYLEKGKYFLMQNQNDSAAHYFNLTKNLKEIKNLGVTSPLGELKPNFYAATLALEEGRPLQAIQLLNSEIQELKAISGRYSLIEELELLAKAYAAAGLHKEAFATHQELLGLLQLLKQESDEAKSLSFEIEQKMQADENNIALLKAKEEANEKTKYYLYGIAGLLGLFAFTLGLAIINKQKSNASLTSKNKEITTTLEQLKSTQAQLIQSEKMASLGELTAGIAHEIQNPLNFVNNFSEVSAELVEEIKETRIKSQETRPKTEEDEIEDEILEDIKKNLEKINHHGKRADAIVKGMLEHSKRGSGQKEPTDLNALADEFLRLSYQSFLAKEPEFKAELKTDFDPNLTKVSVIPQDIGKVLLNLMNNAFYACAERSRSAVNEKEKSTPQPSRHVGTGSEGGEKYTPTISVSSLVTKSPSGDLGVQLSVQDNGSGIPDSIKEKIFQPFFTTKPTGSGTGLGLSLSYDIVKAHGGDFRVQSTVGEGTEMTLILSLD comes from the coding sequence ATGATCCGAAGATTATATGTCCATAGATTATCCATAATAGTAACCATAAGTATTTGGTTACTATTTCCAAGTGTAGGGAAGGCTCAGCAGTATACATATACCGACTCGATTCTGACTTCGCTTAAAAGAATAGAAAAAGGAGAAGGGCTAAACAGCACTTACTACAAAGAGGTGATGGATCTGATAAATCGAAACAAAAAGGAGGTGTTGTTGGATAATCTCTCCCTCAGTCAAGAGTTGGAACGCATCAAACCCATCCTTACCGAAGAGGAATACTACCTACTGATTCTGGATTTTTATAAAAGCCATTTTGAATTGGAGAGCATTCCAAATGAAAGTCTGATCAGATTTGGTAAGGATTTTATTGAAGCCAACAAGGCTGATTGTTCCGTTGCTTGCAAGAGAACCTTGCTTGAAATCATCAGGGAAACCCGATTGCCTTTAAGGAATCTGGGATTAATGTACGATGGCATTACCTACTACACTTCTTTGGGTAACTATTTCGTTGAAAAAAATGATGAGGACGCTGCCTCAATTGTGTACAGCTCTATCACAGGATTTTATTCCCGAATGGGGCTAATTGCAAAAGCAGAGTATTATGCGCTAAAATCACTGAGCTATCTTAAGGATAATCCTGCCAACGACACCTTATATATCTTGTTAGGTACCAGTGGAAAAGCGAATCGTTGTTTGCAATTGGCCACTATTTATTTGGCAGGAAATTTTCCCGAAAAAGCTGAATATTATCTAAAGCTTGCAATAAATGAGTACGAAAAATTGGAATTCCCCTTACTTTATGGGGACGCTCCATTTATTTTTTTGCAGATGGCGAGTGCTAAAAGCCTATTGAAGAGTGATAGCAGTCGTTTTTTTTTCGACAAAACCTATGATCTTTTAAATACCTATGATAGTGACGTGATGAACTATGGCTCTGTAGGTGAAGACATTTACTATGCATGGTATTATCTGGAAAAAGGCAAATATTTTTTAATGCAAAATCAAAATGATTCAGCAGCTCATTATTTTAACCTTACAAAAAATCTGAAAGAAATTAAAAATCTGGGAGTCACAAGCCCATTAGGTGAGTTAAAACCAAATTTTTATGCTGCTACATTGGCGCTAGAGGAAGGTAGGCCGTTGCAGGCGATTCAATTATTGAATTCTGAAATTCAGGAACTCAAGGCTATTAGCGGAAGATATTCGCTGATTGAGGAATTGGAGTTATTGGCTAAAGCTTACGCTGCTGCGGGTTTACACAAAGAGGCCTTTGCTACACACCAGGAGCTCTTGGGCTTGCTTCAGCTTTTAAAACAGGAATCAGATGAGGCAAAATCCCTGAGTTTCGAAATAGAACAGAAAATGCAGGCCGATGAAAATAACATTGCCCTTTTGAAAGCCAAAGAAGAAGCCAATGAGAAAACAAAATATTACCTATATGGTATAGCTGGGCTTTTGGGTCTGTTTGCATTTACACTAGGTTTAGCCATTATAAACAAGCAAAAGTCAAACGCCAGTTTAACCTCAAAAAATAAAGAGATCACCACTACTTTGGAGCAGCTCAAATCCACCCAAGCCCAACTGATCCAATCAGAAAAGATGGCTTCGCTTGGTGAACTCACTGCCGGCATTGCACATGAGATCCAAAACCCGCTGAATTTTGTGAATAATTTTTCTGAGGTGAGTGCGGAGTTGGTGGAAGAGATCAAAGAAACAAGAATCAAGAGCCAAGAAACAAGACCAAAGACAGAGGAGGACGAAATCGAGGATGAGATTCTTGAGGATATTAAGAAAAACTTGGAAAAGATCAACCACCATGGTAAGCGGGCGGATGCGATCGTGAAGGGGATGTTGGAGCATAGCAAAAGAGGATCTGGTCAGAAAGAGCCTACTGATCTCAACGCATTGGCGGATGAGTTTCTTCGCTTGAGTTATCAGTCCTTTTTGGCAAAGGAACCCGAATTCAAAGCTGAGCTGAAAACAGACTTTGACCCCAATCTTACCAAAGTTTCGGTTATCCCACAGGACATCGGTAAAGTATTGCTCAATCTGATGAACAATGCTTTTTATGCCTGTGCTGAGCGTAGTCGAAGTGCTGTCAACGAAAAAGAAAAATCCACCCCCCAACCCTCCCGACATGTCGGGACTGGCTCTGAAGGTGGAGAAAAATATACTCCGACTATTTCAGTAAGCTCATTGGTGACCAAGTCCCCTTCAGGGGATTTAGGGGTACAACTCTCTGTCCAAGACAACGGCTCCGGTATCCCTGACTCCATCAAAGAAAAGATCTTCCAACCTTTCTTTACCACCAAGCCAACGGGTTCTGGGACGGGATTGGGTTTATCGTTATCTTATGATATTGTGAAAGCGCATGGGGGAGATTTTCGTGTCCAAAGCACCGTAGGGGAAGGAACAGAAATGACCCTGATTTTATCACTTGATTAA
- a CDS encoding tetratricopeptide repeat-containing sensor histidine kinase, producing the protein MNDLETASTDSAKIYINKQLGYYYQNVNQKKALEYFDAGLKAAVNANDSLQIANIHFAKGYTYRLLIEFPDALDNYLKSARIYESLNDNWRLVNTYFSIVNLYTSNEDVSKQTEYLNKAEQLVIKENDSSQISNFYTKKGIIYDQQGKLDSAVILLEKALEIALKINDSNEIGSSLTNLGLSLKHQNKNQEALVQFEKALQIYLSKNDPFSLGALYNNIASTYFQLGNYQSALENFNLSIKYGVEAGSPEILLENYKNLASLYEESKSFEDQVKYLNKYYTLKDSLYTIDKENQLTQLESDYIIEKKNLELETKDLEIQKKQAQNITYIVLFIFSILILVLLIIFYKRSRRKNQLLTSKNEVINQQKTELENTLENLKSTQAQLIQSEKMASLGELTAGIAHEIQNPLNFVNNFSEVSAELIEEIKETRIKSQETRPKTEEDEIEDEILEDIKQNLEKINHHGKRADAIVKGMLEHSRTGSGEKELTDINSLASEYLNLAYQSFKSKNEGVDIKLITELDPTIPKIELVRADIGKVLLNILNNAFYAVGTGHALSLEPMVIVTTKLREGSPSSLSRDLGRAGGSERKWVQISISDNGPGIPDAIRDKIFQPFFTTKPTGQGTGLGLSLSYDIVKAHGGELKVETIIGNGSKFIISFPLKG; encoded by the coding sequence ATGAATGATTTAGAAACTGCATCAACAGACAGTGCTAAAATTTACATTAATAAGCAGTTAGGCTACTACTATCAAAATGTCAACCAAAAAAAAGCATTGGAATATTTTGATGCCGGTTTGAAGGCCGCTGTCAATGCCAATGATAGTTTGCAAATTGCCAACATTCATTTTGCTAAGGGATACACCTATCGCCTTTTAATAGAATTTCCTGATGCCTTGGATAATTATTTAAAATCCGCTCGGATCTATGAGAGCCTGAATGATAACTGGCGCCTGGTTAACACCTACTTTTCCATTGTGAACTTATATACCAGCAATGAAGATGTTTCTAAGCAGACTGAATACTTGAATAAAGCGGAACAATTAGTAATTAAAGAAAATGACAGCTCGCAGATCAGTAACTTTTACACAAAAAAAGGGATAATTTATGATCAGCAAGGGAAACTTGATTCTGCAGTCATTTTATTGGAAAAGGCATTGGAGATTGCTTTAAAAATCAATGATTCAAATGAAATAGGCTCATCTCTCACTAACCTGGGGCTATCGCTAAAACATCAGAATAAAAACCAAGAAGCGTTGGTCCAGTTTGAGAAAGCCTTGCAAATATATTTATCTAAAAATGATCCATTCTCGCTTGGGGCACTTTACAACAATATAGCTTCGACCTATTTTCAATTAGGTAATTATCAATCAGCGCTGGAGAATTTTAATCTCAGTATAAAGTACGGAGTTGAAGCAGGATCTCCTGAAATACTTTTGGAGAATTACAAAAATCTAGCTTCACTATACGAGGAAAGCAAGTCGTTCGAAGATCAGGTAAAATATCTAAATAAGTACTATACCTTAAAAGATAGTCTCTATACTATTGACAAAGAAAATCAATTAACCCAACTGGAAAGCGACTATATCATTGAAAAGAAAAATCTAGAATTAGAGACAAAAGATTTAGAGATTCAAAAAAAGCAAGCTCAAAACATCACATATATTGTTCTCTTCATTTTTAGCATACTTATTCTGGTTTTACTGATCATTTTTTATAAAAGGTCACGTAGAAAAAATCAACTTTTAACTTCAAAAAATGAAGTAATAAACCAGCAAAAAACAGAGCTGGAAAACACCCTGGAAAACCTCAAATCCACCCAGGCCCAACTGATCCAATCCGAAAAGATGGCCTCTCTCGGCGAACTGACCGCTGGCATTGCCCATGAGATTCAGAATCCCTTGAATTTTGTGAATAATTTTAGTGAGGTGAGTGCTGAGTTGATTGAGGAGATCAAAGAAACAAGAATCAAGAGCCAAGAAACAAGACCAAAGACAGAGGAGGACGAAATCGAGGATGAGATATTGGAGGATATCAAGCAGAACTTGGAAAAGATCAACCACCATGGAAAGCGGGCGGATGCGATTGTGAAGGGGATGTTGGAACATAGCAGGACTGGTTCGGGGGAGAAGGAACTGACCGACATCAATAGTCTGGCAAGCGAGTATTTGAACCTGGCTTACCAAAGCTTCAAATCCAAAAATGAAGGGGTCGATATAAAGCTTATCACAGAGCTTGATCCAACAATCCCCAAAATAGAACTGGTCCGAGCCGATATCGGCAAGGTATTGTTGAATATTCTTAATAATGCTTTTTATGCTGTAGGGACAGGACATGCCCTGTCCCTAGAGCCAATGGTCATCGTTACCACTAAGCTGCGGGAGGGCTCCCCTTCAAGCCTGTCCCGAGACCTCGGGAGGGCTGGGGGTAGCGAGAGGAAGTGGGTACAAATCTCCATCTCCGACAACGGCCCCGGCATCCCCGATGCCATCAGAGACAAAATCTTTCAGCCTTTTTTCACAACTAAACCTACAGGACAAGGCACAGGATTGGGATTATCCTTATCTTATGATATTGTGAAGGCGCATGGTGGGGAGTTGAAGGTGGAAACTATTATTGGTAATGGAAGCAAGTTTATTATCTCATTTCCCCTGAAAGGATGA